One stretch of Anolis carolinensis isolate JA03-04 chromosome 3, rAnoCar3.1.pri, whole genome shotgun sequence DNA includes these proteins:
- the phyhipl gene encoding phytanoyl-CoA hydroxylase-interacting protein-like isoform X1: MSEEGDQSPNGAERPLQGARPRREETLQAIASSTGYPRPNGVTQRIPRGGRGVSAAAETSWGSGGSMPETVALRLSILETNLSRLSETVGRLVPLLEENLQKEPSRYGAEREPSKEGDWSQRGQRASTQSPVAARDEGDEEYWRELEFRDRMAREVERQRALGTLRPPSPTELPTPRMGVGVERPLGPGIGSSGFADEGGEERGIQEEEEDVPYDEERRDEGATARPVGGWAEEPTAAADFREPRRMTTGVGRGVFQGAARGNLMQPFPMPPRQHQRAAEWVPRREDLKLEYGGESDELNFFLISIRGYMEDNAHTFPSEASRVRAIGNTLKRGAASWYVQLHARRDPCLRSVPRFLAALENRFRDRLEQLRARDQLKGIKQRDKTVPEYAEEFLHLAERVPEWSEVTKVELFKEGLRPEIFSWAAHRDDPETLQGWIQLAGRVESTLAQVKRFRSGSGQQRPVARGRGETRKQERPGGRPGIPSRGDDNKPKPGCFVCGKTGHRAAECWARKGEPPKAPKPKPATGRRAEEEVQAPESSEKLVSRDNRMIVVPICLSGLENRATCKAFVDCGCSRNIITPELAGALKCQQMALDSPIAFSQLDGSVAAGEVSTKEIRGIPCKIGKWEGRISFVIAPIATYHVILGIPWLEQANPEVDWRGKSLAFKEQQMQWEISKIAEEEDEEDEAGEIDPQLLPPEYRDFVDVFNQKEASKLPPKRNIEVEIEITPGANLPKPKVYPMSVQEKEELRKYIDKNLARGFIKPSNSPLGAPVLFRRKKDNSLRLCIDYRNLNAITKDNKYPMPLVKDLITVLKKGSIFTKLDLIEAYHKLRIKPEDTWKTAFSCAFGHFEYEILPFGLKNGGGCFMQLINEILHPLLYRGVFIFLDDILIVTEDKEKHVKLVREVLQRLREAKLYAKLSKCEFNKTQIDFLGYRISPEGLAMDPAKVADVKEWGVPQTRRQLQSFLGFANFYRPFIKGFAQITAPLTELLKTKGKGETAKVKAPGAKLSWTPECQKAFETLKECFTEGPILKHPDIRSPFIIHCDASDCAYGAVLLQKDQNGNLKPCGYLSRKFSETEKSWPIWEKEALAILKALECWRHFLEGSGIPFEIWSDHKNLQYLKSPRKLSPKQIRWAQYFSRFDFQLKFFQGKQNVLADALSRMPQHEGITTAKEGTIFSDKQWGLAVRTRAQTQKEDMAFVELGGEGNWGNELKQSYEGDQWIASNAEKGEQKGGFWFVNKKLYIPAILRIKILHRFHNNQSAGHTGITKTTKAIVKHCWWPGMRKDIKNHVVQCDDCARNKSGGGKPMGLLQTVAEPTRPWECVAMDFVGELPVSKGHRYIWTVLDLFSKQAHFIALTKLPSAEKLAELYINHIYKLHGCPSRVVSDRGVQFTAKFWEKFLEMLGAERSLSSAFHPMTNGAVERTQQTLGQFLRMYSNLRQNDWSRWLAFAELAFNSTIHSATNKTPFEVVYGYEIQPLPQLPRWTENEETEAGKWKTQMLECWSQVTASLKEAHKKYKAFADRKRVEGDKLNKGDLVWLSTQNIKLGLPSRKLGPKYIGPFRIQGVINEVTFQLALPKSLGKIHPVFHRSLLKKYMGTLDKMDT, from the coding sequence atgagtgaagaaggagatcaaagcccaaatggggcagagaggcctttgcaaggggcccggccgaggagagaagaaacgctgcaagccatagcttcctctacgggataccccaggccgaacggcgtgacccagagaattcccaggggaggaagaggcgtctctgcggctgcagaaaccagttggggatctggaggaagtatgccggagaccgtggccctgcggttatccatcctggaaactaatttatccaggctgtcggaaaccgtggggagattggtgccattattggaagagaatctccaaaaggagcccagccgatatggcgccgagagagaaccaagtaaagaaggagattggagccagaggggccagcgagcgtcaacgcagagtcccgtggcggcaagggacgagggagatgaggaatactggcgggagctggagttccgggacagaatggcgcgagaagtggagcgtcagcgagccctgggaactctgaggccgccatctccaacagagctcccaaccccccgaatgggcgtcggggtggaaaggccactggggccagggatcgggtccagtggatttgcagacgaaggcggagaggagcgggggatccaggaagaggaggaggatgtgccgtacgacgaggaaaggcgagatgagggggctacagcaaggccagtaggcggatgggcggaagagccgacagcggcggcagactttcgggagccgcgcagaatgaccaccggagtggggcgcggcgtgttccaaggagccgcccgaggaaacctgatgcaacccttccccatgcctcccagacagcatcaacgggctgcagaatgggtgcctagaagggaagatctcaaactagaatacggaggggaatcagatgaactgaacttttttctaattagcatcagaggatacatggaagacaatgcacacacattcccctccgaggcaagcagggttcgagccatcggcaacacactaaagcgaggagcagccagctggtatgtgcagcttcatgccagacgcgacccatgcctgaggtcagtgccccgcttcctcgccgcactggaaaaccggttcagagaccggctagagcaattgagggctcgagaccagctgaaaggaataaagcagagggacaaaacagtgcccgagtacgcagaggaattccttcacctcgcggaaagggtaccagaatggtctgaagtgaccaaagtggagttatttaaagagggactgcgccccgagattttcagctgggcagcgcacagagacgaccccgaaacgctccagggatggattcaactagcggggcgcgtcgaatccaccctggcccaagtaaagcgcttcaggagcggcagcggccagcaaagaccggtggcgaggggtcgaggagaaacgaggaagcaggaaagacccggagggaggccggggattccctccagaggagacgacaacaaacctaaaccgggatgctttgtatgtgggaagacgggccatcgagcagcagaatgctgggcccggaagggggagccgccaaaagccccaaagcccaagccagcaaccgggaggcgcgcggaagaggaggtgcaggccccagaatcttcagaaaaactggtgagtcgggacaaccgcatgatagtagtgcccatctgcctctcagggctagaaaatcgggccacctgcaaggcatttgtggattgtgggtgttctagaaatattataaccccggagttagcaggagcgctgaaatgccagcagatggcgcttgactccccaattgcattttcgcagctagatggatcagtcgctgctggggaagtatctacaaaggaaatacgaggaatcccatgtaaaataggcaaatgggaaggaagaatatcctttgtgatagcccctattgccacataccacgtaatattagggataccatggctcgaacaggcaaatcctgaagtagattggagaggaaaaagcctagcattcaaagaacagcagatgcaatgggagataagcaaaattgcagaagaggaggacgaggaagatgaagcaggggaaatagacccacagctattgccacctgaatacagggactttgtggatgttttcaatcagaaagaggccagtaaattgcctcccaaaaggaatatagaagtagaaattgaaataaccccaggagcaaacttacccaaaccaaaagtgtatcccatgtctgtgcaggagaaggaggaattaaggaaatacattgataaaaacctggcgcgaggcttcattaagccatccaattctcctctcggggccccagtgttatttaggagaaagaaagacaactccctaagattgtgcattgattatcgaaatttaaacgcaattactaaggacaataaataccctatgcccttagtcaaggatttaattaccgtattgaagaaagggagcatatttactaaactggatttaattgaagcgtatcataaattaaggatcaaaccggaggatacttggaaaactgcattttcctgcgcattcggccattttgaatacgaaattttgcctttcgggttaaaaaacggaggcggatgctttatgcagcttataaatgaaatactacacccgttattgtacagaggggtattcatatttcttgatgatatcttgattgtaactgaagataaggaaaagcacgtaaaattggtccgggaagttttgcagagactaagagaagcaaagctgtacgcaaaactgtccaaatgtgaattcaataaaactcaaattgactttctggggtatcggatatctccagaagggttagctatggatccagctaaagtagcagatgtgaaagaatggggagtgcctcaaacaaggaggcaattacaatcatttctggggtttgcaaatttttacagacccttcataaaaggtttcgcgcaaataaccgcaccccttacagaacttttaaaaacaaaagggaaaggggagacagcaaaagtgaaagctcctggcgccaaactgagttggacgccagaatgccaaaaggcattcgaaaccttaaaagaatgcttcactgaaggacccatcctaaaacaccccgatatcaggagccctttcataatccattgcgatgcctcagactgtgcgtatggggcagtactattgcaaaaagatcaaaatgggaacttaaaaccctgtggatatttgtcacggaagttcagcgaaactgaaaaaagttggccaatatgggaaaaagaggcattagccatattaaaagccttagaatgctggcgacacttcctcgaaggaagcggaatcccatttgaaatttggtctgaccataagaacctacagtatttaaagtctcctagaaaattgtcccccaaacaaattagatgggcgcaatacttcagcaggttcgatttccaattaaagttttttcaagggaagcagaacgtcttggcagatgctctttcacgcatgcctcaacacgaaggcataaccacagcaaaagaggggacaatattctctgacaaacaatggggcttagctgtcaggacaagagcacaaacccaaaaggaggacatggcttttgttgaactcggcggggaaggaaactggggaaatgaacttaaacagtcttatgaaggagatcaatggatcgcgtccaacgcagaaaagggggaacagaaggggggattttggtttgtaaacaagaaactgtatatcccagcaatattaaggattaagattctgcatcgttttcacaacaaccagagcgctggtcatacaggaattacaaaaacaacaaaggcaatagtaaaacattgttggtggccaggaatgaggaaggacataaagaatcatgttgttcaatgtgatgattgtgccagaaataaatcgggaggagggaagcctatgggattgttacaaacagtagcggaacctaccagaccttgggaatgtgtagctatggactttgtgggagaattgCCGgtgagcaaaggacatcgttatatttggacagtattagacctgttttctaaacaggctcactttatagcgctgacgaaactaccatcggctgagaaactagctgaattgtacataaatcatatttacaaactacatggatgtcccagtagagtagtcagtgacagaggagtacagttcacagcaaaattttgggaaaaattcttggaaatgctaggagcagaaaggagtctaagttctgcttttcaccccatgacaaacggggcggtagaacgtactcagcaaacgcttgggcagttccttcgaatgtactctaacttgagacaaaatgactggtctaggtggttggcttttgcggaactagcctttaattcaactatacattcagcaacaaataaaaccccctttgaagtagtttacgggtatgaaatacagcctttaccccagttgccaaggtggacagaaaatgaggaaacagaggcagggaagtggaaaacgcaaatgctagaatgttggagtcaagtgactgcatccttaaaggaagcacacaaaaagtataaagcgttcgcagacagaaagagggtggaaggcgataaattaaataaaggagatctagtgtggttaagtacccaaaacatcaaattggggctaccttcaagaaaactgggccccaaatatattggaccattcagaatacagggtgttatcaatgaagtgactttccagttggcattgccaaaaagtttagggaaaatacacccagtattccatcgcagcttactgaaaaagtatatggggactttggacaaaatggacacatag